From a single Fusobacterium ulcerans ATCC 49185 genomic region:
- a CDS encoding MurR/RpiR family transcriptional regulator, protein MDKVHKFYKENYKTLTKVEKKIAEFLVKNPKKVMVLSALELGKEIGVSDASVLRFSKIMGFNKFNDFKNYIALELSETSPDDRIVKNWDNFNSKNDIANKIVNADLENIKEFLLNVDFDQVNEAVEMIDEAKKIYFLGIGSSRAISQFMFWHVKRLGFNAECVNEGGLGLYEAFSHIKKGDIVIIFAFPRFLNDEIKAVKLAKEKKAKIITVTSNVFSEISFLSDIVFKISVENNGFFNSYIVPMELCNIILTALFEKNKTSIYAELKENSLVKDFLFTSEN, encoded by the coding sequence ATGGATAAAGTACATAAATTTTATAAAGAAAACTACAAAACACTCACTAAGGTAGAAAAGAAAATAGCTGAATTTCTTGTAAAGAATCCTAAAAAGGTAATGGTTTTGTCGGCATTGGAATTAGGAAAAGAGATAGGAGTAAGTGATGCTTCTGTTTTGAGATTTTCTAAAATTATGGGGTTTAATAAATTTAATGATTTTAAAAACTATATAGCTTTAGAACTTAGTGAAACAAGCCCAGATGACAGGATAGTAAAAAACTGGGATAATTTTAATTCTAAAAATGATATAGCAAATAAAATAGTTAATGCTGATCTTGAAAATATAAAAGAATTTTTATTAAATGTAGACTTTGATCAAGTAAATGAAGCTGTAGAAATGATAGATGAAGCCAAGAAAATATATTTTTTAGGAATAGGTTCAAGTCGGGCTATATCTCAATTTATGTTTTGGCATGTAAAAAGACTTGGATTTAATGCAGAATGTGTAAATGAAGGCGGATTGGGACTATATGAAGCTTTTTCTCATATAAAAAAAGGTGATATTGTTATAATATTTGCTTTTCCTAGATTTTTAAATGATGAGATAAAAGCTGTAAAGCTAGCAAAAGAAAAGAAAGCAAAAATAATAACTGTTACAAGCAATGTATTTTCTGAAATAAGTTTTTTGAGTGACATTGTTTTTAAAATATCTGTTGAAAATAATGGTTTTTTTAATTCTTATATAGTACCAATGGAACTGTGTAATATAATACTTACAGCACTTTTTGAAAAAAATAAAACAAGCATATATGCAGAATTGAAAGAAAATAGTCTTGTAAAAGATTTCCTATTTACATCAGAAAATTAA
- a CDS encoding SLC13 family permease, translating into MNQDSKRNFYIMISFALIIFGRFLPLPEGMKPAGMAVTGIFAGSLLLWLTVAIDWPSLLCIAAIGMIPGIGFKGVFLSSFGNETFAFLMCTFMCTYVLSETPFLKRCALYFITSPMAKKGPWMFIISFLTAIICIGCFVSPTVLFVVFLPILEKINEILGLKKGDKIGNMLMIGLTFAVSVSAGMTPIAHVFSIMAMGFYTTATGLTIGYAQYMAFAIPVGIICIVLLLLMFRFIMNPDMSQIKNIDISFLKNELKPMEKKEKTILAVFCLVVALWVLPSLLKEIFPAVTQISRMGTAMPPMLGIILYSIISFDGKPLLNFAEGMKKGVQWSSIIMAAGTLAIGSAMTNGNVGLADYLINVLSPILKDINPMLLVVAFTAWACIQTNFSSNMVTVTVVTTVAIPLVQATNGAISCPAVVAIIGMMSAYAFATPPAMPHVAMAIGSGWSDTSSVMKYGLIFMTLSIIITVIIGYPIAAMLM; encoded by the coding sequence ATGAATCAAGATTCTAAAAGAAATTTTTACATAATGATATCATTTGCATTAATTATTTTTGGACGATTTCTGCCGCTTCCAGAAGGGATGAAGCCTGCAGGTATGGCTGTAACAGGAATATTTGCTGGAAGCCTTCTGCTATGGCTGACAGTAGCTATAGACTGGCCAAGCCTTCTTTGTATAGCTGCTATAGGAATGATTCCTGGAATCGGATTTAAAGGGGTATTTCTTAGTTCTTTTGGAAATGAAACTTTTGCTTTTCTAATGTGTACTTTTATGTGTACCTATGTTTTATCAGAAACTCCTTTTTTAAAAAGATGTGCTCTTTACTTTATTACAAGTCCAATGGCGAAAAAAGGCCCTTGGATGTTTATAATTTCTTTTCTTACAGCTATTATATGTATAGGATGTTTTGTTTCGCCAACAGTACTTTTTGTTGTTTTTCTTCCTATACTGGAAAAAATTAATGAAATATTGGGATTAAAAAAAGGTGATAAAATAGGAAATATGCTGATGATAGGATTGACATTTGCTGTATCAGTATCAGCTGGAATGACTCCAATAGCTCATGTATTCAGCATTATGGCTATGGGATTTTATACTACAGCTACTGGGTTAACTATTGGATATGCTCAATATATGGCATTTGCTATACCAGTTGGAATTATATGCATTGTCCTTCTTTTGCTGATGTTTAGATTTATTATGAATCCTGATATGTCTCAGATAAAAAATATAGATATTTCTTTTTTAAAAAATGAATTAAAACCAATGGAGAAGAAAGAAAAAACTATTCTTGCTGTATTTTGTTTAGTGGTAGCTTTATGGGTTCTTCCTAGCTTATTAAAAGAAATTTTTCCAGCAGTTACACAAATAAGCCGTATGGGAACTGCAATGCCTCCTATGCTTGGAATAATTCTGTACTCAATTATTTCATTTGATGGAAAGCCTTTATTAAATTTTGCTGAAGGAATGAAAAAAGGTGTACAATGGTCAAGCATAATAATGGCTGCTGGAACTCTTGCCATAGGGAGTGCCATGACTAATGGAAATGTAGGACTGGCTGACTATTTGATAAATGTGCTAAGTCCAATTTTAAAAGATATCAATCCTATGCTTCTTGTAGTAGCATTTACAGCATGGGCTTGCATACAAACTAATTTTTCTTCAAATATGGTGACAGTAACAGTTGTGACAACAGTGGCTATTCCATTGGTACAAGCAACTAATGGAGCTATTTCATGTCCAGCAGTGGTGGCAATCATAGGAATGATGTCTGCTTATGCTTTTGCTACTCCGCCAGCTATGCCTCATGTTGCTATGGCTATTGGATCAGGATGGTCTGATACCAGCAGTGTGATGAAGTATGGATTAATTTTTATGACATTATCTATTATAATAACTGTAATTATAGGATATCCAATAGCAGCTATGCTGATGTAA
- a CDS encoding alanine racemase: protein MVINSIKMVIDQKNLLHNIDYLKKLRGKNILPVVKANAYGHGVELIVKALYAGGLKEVAVARYIEAENILKMNLGNDFRVLVFESIGDIELIKNNPNLDIAVNDLNELKDFIKAGIPSDRMQLKIDLGFGRNGISLSEISELEKFTDENNLKFKGIFSHLFAVNYEDGLELIDLFTDVVNSIGKDKFEMIHLQNSAAVMNYNCEIATHMRVGMLTYGLQEVGYFDPNLKQVFSLEGQIAGVRDIEDHKYVAYELKDDLDIEGCKYLAKIKIGYGDGFLKRNEKSKCIINNKEFKIAQVTMDNTFIEVDGSVKEGDKVLLYNDITKAVNFTGMNIYELLTILSPRIPRVYKY from the coding sequence ATGGTTATCAATTCAATAAAAATGGTTATCGATCAAAAAAATCTATTACATAACATAGATTATTTAAAAAAATTAAGAGGAAAAAATATCCTTCCTGTTGTTAAAGCCAACGCTTATGGACATGGGGTAGAGTTGATAGTAAAGGCTCTTTATGCTGGTGGACTGAAAGAAGTTGCCGTAGCACGTTATATTGAAGCTGAAAACATCTTGAAAATGAACTTAGGAAATGATTTTAGAGTTCTCGTCTTTGAAAGTATTGGAGATATTGAATTGATAAAAAATAATCCTAATCTAGACATAGCTGTCAATGATCTTAACGAACTAAAAGATTTTATAAAAGCTGGAATCCCGTCTGATAGAATGCAGCTTAAAATAGATCTTGGATTTGGAAGAAATGGTATATCTCTTTCTGAAATATCTGAATTAGAAAAATTCACTGATGAAAATAATTTAAAGTTTAAAGGTATATTTTCACATCTTTTTGCTGTAAATTATGAAGATGGTTTGGAATTAATAGATTTATTCACAGATGTAGTAAATTCTATAGGAAAAGATAAATTTGAAATGATACATCTGCAAAATAGTGCTGCTGTAATGAATTACAATTGCGAGATAGCTACTCATATGAGAGTAGGGATGCTTACATATGGGCTGCAGGAAGTTGGTTATTTTGATCCAAATTTAAAACAAGTCTTTTCTTTAGAAGGACAGATAGCTGGTGTAAGAGATATTGAAGATCATAAATATGTTGCATATGAATTAAAAGATGATCTGGATATTGAAGGATGCAAATATTTGGCAAAAATAAAAATAGGATATGGGGATGGTTTTCTTAAAAGAAATGAAAAAAGTAAATGTATCATCAACAACAAAGAATTTAAAATAGCTCAAGTAACTATGGACAATACATTTATAGAAGTAGATGGAAGTGTAAAAGAGGGAGATAAAGTTCTTTTATACAATGACATCACTAAAGCTGTAAATTTTACTGGAATGAATATATATGAACTTTTAACTATATTAAGTCCTAGAATCCCTAGAGTATATAAATATTAA